Proteins from a single region of Clupea harengus chromosome 5, Ch_v2.0.2, whole genome shotgun sequence:
- the si:ch211-157b11.8 gene encoding fibroleukin: MVTDGGGWTVFQHRLDGSESFNRTWAEYRQGFGRPQGEHWLGNGALHALTANGRHTLRIHLQDWHKHTRHATYSTFKVASEAQRFRLTAKGYSGDAGNALSYSKRYNHDGRAFSTYDRDHDRYAAGNCARYYGAGWWFDACLAANLNGRYYHGRYSGLTDGIYWGSWYILTDARSGERYSFKSVQMMTRPRLA, encoded by the exons ATGGTGACCGACGGCGGAGGCTGGACGGTGTTCCAGCACCGGCTGGATGGCTCTGAGTCGTTTAACCGCACCTGGGCTGAGTACCGGCAGGGCTTCGGACGGCCCCAGGGGGAACACTGGCTGGGCAACGGCGCGCTGCACGCACTCACGGCCAACGGGAGACACACACTCCGCATCCACTTGCAGgactggcacaaacacacacgccatgcCACCTACAGCACCTTCAAAGTGGCGTCTGAGGCACAGAg GTTCCGCCTGACAGCTAAGGGCTACAGCGGGGACGCAGGCAACGCTCTGAGCTACAGTAAGCGCTACAACCATGACGGTCGAGCGTTCAGCACCTACGACCGCGACCACGACCGCTACGCAGCCGGCAACTGTGCCCGTTATTACGGCGCCGGGTGGTGGTTTGATGCGTGCCTGGCCGCCAACCTCAATGGACGCTACTACCACGGACGTTACAGCGGGCTTACCGATGGCATCTACTGGGGCAGTTGGTACATCCTCACCGACGCCCGCTCTGGGGAGAGATACTCATTCAAGAGTGTGCAGATGATGAC
- the eefsec gene encoding selenocysteine-specific elongation factor — MADGDNGGGSTKTLNFNVGVLGHVDSGKTSLARALSSTASTAAFDKNPQSRERGITLDLGFSSFTVDLPQHLEAECRPRGYDSLQFTLVDCPGHASLIRTIIGGAQIIDLMVLVVDVVKGMQTQTAECLLIGQLTCSRMLVILNKTDLLPSDKRQSAIEKMTKRMHKTLENTRFKDCPVIAVAAKPGGPEAAETDEPLGIPELVEVLKQQAFLPQRDSTGSLLMAVDHCFSIRGQGTVMTGTVLQGAVHINDTVEIPALKVTKKVKSMQMFRRPVSMAVQGDRVGVCVTQFDPKLLERGVVCSPGSLHTLYAALIAVHKISYFRGTLASRTKFHISLGHETVMARVSFFGSAAACGSQSGAEPDPESQPVNEAEAGFSFDREYRHQEEYVIGQSEGKAPEQWALLEFEKPVTCPPNCLVIGSRLDTDIHANTCRLAFHGRLLHGMEEKNYAESTLPRLLISKDKQREGAVERVTDDYTVIGRNLFKKETNLQLFVGLKVTLSSGESGVIEGGFGQSGKVKIRIPEGLKDETKPLLSCGKKKGKGGGKSDSVKEEESKGDSQPVLIHLHFKRYIFDPKKKMVQS, encoded by the exons ATGGCAGACGGAGACAACGGGGGCGGCTCTACTAAAACGTTAAATTTCAACGTTGGTGTGTTAGGGCATGTTGATAGCGGTAAAACGTCTTTAGCCCGAGCGCTCAGCAGCACAGCTTCCACCGCTGCTTTCGACAAGAACCCACAGTCCCGGGAGCGTGGGATCACGCTAGATTTGGGGTTCAGTTCGTTCACCGTGGACCTACCGCAACATCTGGAAGCCGAATGTCGCCCACGCGGTTATGACAGCTTACAGTTTACGCTAGTAGATTGCCCTGGCCATGCATCCCTCATCCGTACCATCATCGGGG GAGCTCAGATCATTGATTtgatggtgctggtggtggacgTGGTGAAGGggatgcaaacacagacagcgGAGTgccttctgattggtcagctgacCTGTTCACGCATGCTGGTCATCCTCAACAAAACAGATCTTTTGCCAAGCGACAAAAGGCAGAGCGCCATTGAAAAGATGACCAAGAGGATGCACAAAACTCTGGAGAACACCAG GTTTAAAGACTGCCCCGTCATAGCTGTGGCAGCTAAGCCTGGAGGTCCTGAGGCTGCAGAAACAGATGAACCCCTAGGCATCCCTGAATTAGTAGAG gtgctgaaGCAGCAGGCCTTCCTGCCTCAGAGGGACTCCACAGGCTCTCTGCTGATGGCTGTTGATCACTGCTTCTCCATCCGAGGCCAAGGCACTGTCATGACTGGCACCGTCCTGCAGGGGGCAGTACACATCAACGACACTGTAGAAATCCCAGCCTTGAAG GTGACTAAGAAGGTGAAGTCGATGCAGATGTTTCGCCGGCCGGTCAGCATGGCCGTGCAGGGCGACcgcgtgggggtgtgtgtgacgcaGTTCGACCCCAAGCTGTTGGAGAGGGGCGTGGTGTGTTCGCCCGGCTCCTTGCATACGCTCTACGCCGCCCTCATCGCTGTGCACAAGATCAGCTACTTCCGCGGGACCCTCGCCAGCCGCACCAAATTCCACATCAGCCTTGGCCACGAGACCGTCATGGCGCGCGTCTCCTTCTTCGGCTCGGCGGCGGCTTGTGGCAGCCAATCCGGAGCGGAGCCAGACCCAGAAAGCCAACCTGTCAATGAGGCGGAGGCGGGCTTTTCATTTGACAGGGAGTACCGCCACCAGGAGGAGTACGTGATTGGTCAGAGTGAGGGAAAGGCCCCTGAGCAATGGGCCCTGCTGGAGTTTGAGAAGCCAGTCACATGTCCGCCTAACTGCTTGGTGATTGGCTCGAGGCTCGACACTGACATCCATGCCAACACGTGCCGATTGGCCTTCCACGGGAGGCTCCTGCACGGCATGGAGGAGAAGAACTATGCAGAGAGTACCCTGCCCCGCCTTCTCATCagcaaagacaaacaaagagaGGGCGCTGTGgaaagg GTGACTGATGACTACACCGTGATTGGCCGGAATCTGTTTAAGAAGGAGACCAACCTGCAGCTGTTTGTGGGGTTAAAGGTCACACTGTCTTCGGGGGAGTCGGGGGTGATCGAGGGGGGCTTTGGACAGAGTGGGAAGGTGAAAATTAGAATACCAG AGGGGTTGAAAGATGAGACGAAGCCGCTTCTCTCCtgtggaaagaagaaaggaaagggaggagggaagagcGACTCGGTCAAAGAGGAAGAGTCCAAAGGTGACTCACAGCCTGTTTTAATCCACCTGCATTTCAAGAGGTACATCTTCGACCCCAAGAAAAAGATGGTACAGTCCTGA
- the ruvbl1 gene encoding ruvB-like 1 has product MKIEEVKSTTKTQRIASHSHVKGLGLDDAGNAKQSASGLVGQETAREACGIIVELIRGKKMAGRAVLLAGPPGTGKTALALAMAQELGNKVPFCPMVGSEVYSSEIKKTEVLMENFRRAIGLRIKETKEVYEGEVTELSPCETENPMGGYGKTISHVIIGLKTGKGTKQLKLDPSIYESLQKERVEVGDVIYIESNSGAVKRQGRCDTFATEFDLEAEEYVPLPKGDVHKKKEIIQDVTLHDLDIANARPQGGQDIMSMMGQLMKPKKTEITDKLRAEINKVVNRYIDQGVAELVPGVLFVDEVHMLDIECFTYLHRALESTIAPIVVFASNRGNCLIRGTEDISSPHGIPLDLLDRVMIIRTMLYTPQEMKQIIKIRAQIEGITISEEALAHLGEIGTKTTLRYANQLLTPASLLARVQGKENVEREQVEEINELFYDAKSSAKILQDQHTKFMK; this is encoded by the exons atgaagaTAGAGGAGGTGAAAAGCACCACGAAAACTCAGCGTATCGCCTCACACAGCCATGTGAAAGGCCTTGGACTAGACGACGCCGGCAATGCGAAGCAGTCTGCATCGGGCCTGGTGGGAcaggagacagcaagagag GCATGTGGCATCATAGTGGAACTAATCCGCGGCAAGAAAATGGCTGGAAGGGCAGTTTTACTGGCCGGACCTCCTGGAACTGGAAAA actgcgCTTGCCTTGGCCATGGCTCAGGAGCTGGGAAATAAGGTGCCCTTCTGTCCCATGGTGGGCAGTGAGGTGTACTCCTCAGAAATCAAGAAGACAGAAGTCCTGATGGAGAACTTCAGAAGGGCTATCG gGTTGCGTATTAAAGAGACTAAGGAGGTGTATGAGGGGGAGGTGACGGAGCTGAGCCCCTGTGAGACGGAGAACCCCATGGGTGGATACGGGAAAACCATCAGCcacgtcatcatcggcctcaAGACTGGAAAAGGCACCAAGCAGCTcaag CTGGATCCCAGCATCTATGAGAGTctgcagaaagagagggtaGAGGTAGGAGACGTCATCTACATCGAATCCAACAGTGGAGCTGtcaag AGGCAGGGGCGCTGTGACACATTTGCCACAGAGTTTGACCTGGAGGCTGAGGAGTACGTGCCACTGCCCAAAGGAGACGTACACAAGAAGAAGGAGATCATCCAGGACGTCACTCTTCACGACCTGGACATAGCAAACGCCAGGCCACAG ggagGACAGGACATCATGTCGATGATGGGCCAACTGATGAAGCCCAAGAAGACAGAAATCACAG aTAAGCTGCGGGCGGAGATCAATAAGGTGGTGAACAGGTACATTGATCAGGGCGTGGCTGAGTTGGTGCCGGGGGTGTTGTTTGTGGACGAGGTTCACATGCTGGACATCGAGTGCTTCACCTACCTGCACCGCGCCCTGGAGAGCACCATCGCCCCCATCGTCGTCTTCGCCTCCAACCGCGGGAACTGcctcatcag ggggACAGAGGACATCAGCTCCCCACACGGCATCCCTCTGGACCTGCTGGACCGAGTCATGATCATCAGGACCATGCTCTACACACCGCAGGAGATGAAACAG atcATAAAAATCCGTGCACAGATTGAAGGCATTACCATCAGTGAGGAGGCTCTTGCACACCTGGGAGAGATTGGCACCAAGACCACGCTAAG gtatgCTAACCAGCTCCTGACGCCAGCCAGCCTGTTGGCCCGTGTGCAGGGGAAAGAGAATGTGGAGAgggagcaggtggaggagatCAATGAGCTCTTCTACGACGCCAAGTCCTCCGCCAAGATCTTACAGGACCAACACACCAAgttcatgaaataa
- the mustn1a gene encoding musculoskeletal embryonic nuclear protein 1a produces the protein MSQIGECEDGQAHRPEVRDEDLLEARDQLGQKKEMKSKTFEVMEECERAGKSAPSVFSKVRSGAETAFNKPGKK, from the exons ATGTCTCAG ATAGGGGAGTGTGAGGACGGCCAGGCGCATCGTCCAGAAGTGCGGGACGAGGACCTGCTGGAAGCCAGGGATCAGTTGGGCCAGAAGAAGGAGATGAAAAGCAAGACCTTTGaggtgatggaggagtgtg agcgTGCTGGCAAAAGTGCTCCCTCGGTGTTCAGCAAAGTTCGCTCAGGAGCGGAAACAGCGTTCAACAAACCAGGCAAGAAGTAA